AATAGAGTCAGAGGTACTGACTGAATGCCAAAGTATTCAGTCAGACTTTCTGCATGTTTGCTACAGAAAAAAATCACTTCTCTGTATGATTATAGATCCAACATGTGATTTTCCCATGGGACAGCGAATAAATGGAACATTCACTACCTCATATGCAGCTCCTTGGCCACCATTGCAAGCCAAGTCCTGCTCCGTTTGTGAAACCGTCATCAGTTTCCTTGCTTCGACTAGCTTGCTCATTTCAGTAACCAGGGTTACATGCTTTGAGACGTTGCCTTGCATCTTTTTGTACTCAGGGTAGTTGTCAACAAATCTGGCCATGTCCTCTGTAAAACCAACGCATTCACATATTATAATCAACACTAGCATTCGAAACTGAATGTCTTTGCAAGAGCAAGACTAGCCATATTTCTACCTACTGTCTGGATATTTTGGCTACTCTTTGCCACCTGCTGAAAGTCATCCACCATTCGCTTGATGTTCATTCCAATATCCccaaaattttcatacatgttAGATTTGAAGAATGCATCCTGTTATGATGATAAAACCACTTCCTGCCGGGAAAAGAGACTTATTAGCTAGCTGCGAGGTTTTCAACTAATAACTAACATAGGGTACTTGAAAAGATTCACAACTTGCTGATCTTTTGGAAGACTTCCAATGGCTCTCAAATCCACTTTATTATCCTCAAGTCCTATGAGTTCATGCACCATTGCCTAGAGAAAAATCTCGCTAATGAGAAACTCTTATTCTTACGAAAAAGTAGGACATCTGGAAGCAACACTTTTATTCAAGTTAACCTGATAAGTCCACTGATTGAGCAATGGGGTAACTGGGTCATCTCTTCTGTCGATGACAAGCAGCAACGGGGAGCTTTCAGTCCGTCTAAAATTGAAAAGACCGGTTTCGTGCTGATACATCAATTTCTGGAACATAAAAGTATCTTTCAAATGAATACAAGATACACGAGACTAAAAGCAAGCTGGAGATAATAAGTTCAATCACATGCAAGCAACATGTGACTCATTAGCGGAAAGAAAATACTTTTGTCCCACAATTTAAAACTTACAGCTGTTTCGTGTGCAATCCTTTTAGCAGTATCAGAGGTCCTCTGGTATCTGATGACAGGTCTACGTTTCAACGCCAGAAACACCGCCGCAATTCCATCAACGACCCTATCAGAGTAGCGTTGGGATCGACAGCTGCTGGGATCATATATAGGTGGTTTGATGGCATATTCAATGTGAAATGATATGGATCACCAGAAACAAAGTCTGCATAAAACTCCTGCaacacaaaaaccaaaaaaaaaaaggacaatCACTACTACGTAGAAGAGTTCACCAAGCAACACAGGTTTAAATCAGTAAACTTGAGACAGGTAGAGAGGAAcaacaagctccacaatcagtGCCGTTTCATCACAAACCGAGAAATTTATTACAGACAGCTAAAAATAACATCTTTTAGGATCAGTCTCCTATTCTAAACAAAGCAGCAAGCCAAAGTAGGATTCTAAAAGGTCACCTGAACTTGCTGTACAGCCTCGTGCTCATCGGAATCAGCCAAGATATATGAATCTGAGTATCCTTCAACAGATTGGAGAAAACTGAAACattcattaagaaaaaaaattcaataaaactaTCTAACAATTGATAAAACTCGAGATTCTTGAAAAGATGAAAGAGCGGATGGTACACAAATGGTGTTCTCCGAATCTAGGATTGGCGAGCTCGTATCGAAGCTTCTGAACGTTCTCCGAAGTAGTGCGGATGAAGTAAACAGCTTTCAGATGCGACATTGATTCTTTCGAAACGGAGATTGAATCTACCACCTCCACGAGAAACACTTCAGCTCTGATTGGGAGTACACGATGCTCACATTGCTAACCTACAATTCAAAAAACATTGAAGATTAGTGGTTACTACCGTTTCGGACTCGAGTATGAGAACCTTCATGCCCGAGATATCTTGAAGCATCCGGTTTATGTAATCACGCACAGAAGTGACCAGCGCCATCGTTTGATTAGATCTCCGGCAGTGCGAATTCGTTTCAGTCTTTCCGATGATCTTCCATTGATTTAGAAGGAAATGAAGTTTTTGTTTTGCAAAACAGTCCCTGTTCTATAGTGTATTTCCCTTTGATGACcacttactttttatttttcaattaaaccCAGTTTTCTAGATGACGAGGACAAACGGCGGTTAGCCTTTTATCAAAACGTGGAGACATAACGGCGTTTATCTTTATTGTAACAACAGCGGTTTAGTTTGAACGCTAGGATTCTAATTTCTAAGCTATACTATCTCAAATGAAGCCTCAAATcgaatgtttatttatttaccatCGTCAAAACTTTATGTGAGCCTTCTTTATGCCTCCTTGATTTGTGAAACATGcaaactttttgttttgttttgcatCTCTCACCTATGGATTGAACTATGAAAGGCTTGAtatggaggtggtggaggagcTATTAAGCTTTTGCTGGAACATAATGGGACAAAGAAGCATTGGCATTAGCTAAGATATTATGCGAGTCATTTAATGGTAATTTATTCTTTCAAGAGACTGCCAAACACTACCATACAAGTGCGGAGTTCACTAGGGCATCTGCATCAGTGAACCCCATGAAAGAGGTTCACAAAgtacttttttattatttttttttctgtttgatttttgttttaaaaaaaaaattaattaatcagaCCAATCGCATGCCGCTACGTGCCGTGGGGCCTGCGCTACAGTGATGACCCGGGTTCAGTGCAGTGACCCTGCAGGAGACAGGTTCAcctcttttgtttatttgaatatatttttttttcgaaaactgTGTGAACTCCCCATGGAGTTCACTGATGCAGATGCTCTAACAAGTTCCGTTCCGCTACAGTGGAAGACATTGAATCATATTCAGAGCAAAACTGGCTGAAGCTGAACTTGCTAACTCCATATACTAGAGGTTTGTTAGTTGCAGCCTTTGATACTTTTCACATCAGTTCTCTCATAGATTTTTTGTCCATATACTTGACAAAAGCTTGCACCTTGTGCACAGTATTCATCTCCTAGTAGGGTTGTAAAGCCATGATTATCGGGGTCCGTTACTTGGGTCCTTATGGATTTTGGGCCGAAAAATAAATCGAAAATGGGTTTAATTTTCCGGGACGGGTCTTAACTAAGGTCGATCTTATGTCGTCCTTCCTTGCCACCTGTCGAGTGAAGATGAAGCGGAGACGTCGGTTTCGGGGAAACCCGACTTTCGTTTCCCAAATCGAACTCACCGTCTTCCCATTCTCTCTCGACGGCGACGCATGTGGCGATTTCATCGCTCATCTCTCCCGAATCTCTCCCGAATATCTCCTCTCATCTCTCCTCTCATCTCTCCCGAATATCTCCTCTCATCTCTCCTCTCATCTCTCCTGAATCTCTCCCGAATCTCTCCCGAATCTCTCCTCTCATCTCTCCTGAATCCCTCACGAATCCCGCACGAGTCAAACCCGAGTCTGTCTCCAACCTCATTCTCCGCCGCTTTCAATCAAAAAGGTATGTGTTCCTCTGTCGTTGTCTATCTAGTTCCTTCGGATGTTGGGTTCGATGATTCTTTGTTGTGATGATTTGTTCGGTAGATTAGATTCATTTTCTCGATGTAGTTGCTCTGAGTCGGGTTTCGTAGATTCGCTTTTGTGATGATATGTTCGGTTGATTAAGTTCAGTTTCTCGATTGTTTCCTCGCATGTTAGTTTCGTGTGAATCTTTGTTGTGATGAAATGTTAGGTAGATTAAATTATGTTTCTTTattgaatgatgatgatgatcgttGATGGTTTCTTTGATATTGTTTCCTTGTAGTTTATATGGTTTCTGTAACTTGTTAGGAAACTTGATATGTTTAAGATTTGTATTGAAGTAGAGGTGATAGCTTTGTAGtagttgtttttggttttttttgaaGGAAAGTTGATAgcttttaaatgtgtattgaaGTAACAAAACTTATTGGTTACTCTTCTAGCTTTTGATCACACTGTAAACGTTTTGAAAGAGACCTGAGAGCttctaaaaaattaattgaagttaaaaaaaaattaatattgataAGGATTTGAATGTAACTGTTTTGGAACGAGATTGCCATGTTTGTATTTCGGTTTTGAAGATAGTTTAACAAAATTGTGTTGTCTGGTTGGATTGTAGTTCCATTTGTAGCTTATAGGTTTTGTAGTTGTAGTTTATTACTAGAGGTGATAGCTTTCGTACTAAAATTTAATGATCCATTAAACTAGAGCTGATATCTTTGTAGTTGTAGTTGTAATAACTTCTGATTAGACATAGGTAGATAATGGTTAGTTGGTTTTGGAGTTATTACTTGTTAAATTTCTCCTATTAAATCCCCTAGAAAACACTTGTGGTTTATTATCTCCAAATCGTCCATCCCTTCTCTTTGAGAACACTAAAACATTCCCATTCGCTataatctcttttcttcttcttcctatgGATCCAAGGAATCCATATAGCCAGAATTCTGGTTATATGGAGCTTCTTAACAACGTTCACAATAATAATGTTCAGgaaaactttccttatgaaAGTTATCCTTCCACTGTCGACATTGGCGCCTCAGAAATCCCTCCTTTTAGTTCCCAACAGTCTGAGGCTCCATCCCAACCTGAGGACACACCTGTGGAGCGTATGGTGAGAAAAAAATGGACGCCGCGTGATGACGAGGTTGTGATTAGTGTGTGGCTTAACACATCAAAGGACGCCGTTATCGGAAATTCTATGAAGTTACAGACCTTCTAGAAACGCGTTGATGAGTACTTTGCAGCAACTCTTCATGAGAAGATAGAGAATGTTCATTGTAAGCAGAAGTGGCACAGAATCAAGTGCCGCATTCGCTGCTGCAGAGAGAAAAATAACCAGCGGTCAGAGTGACAATGACGTCCTAAAGCTGTCTCATGAAATCTTCTACTATGATCAGGGTCAGAAGTTTACCCTCGAGCACGCGTGGTGTGTCCTGCGGCACGAACAAAAGTGGATAAGCCTTAACACACCTACGCCCACTGGTTCAAAGAGAAAGAGTGGGGAGGTCAGTTCCCAAACTTCAAGCGCAGCTGTGGGTGAGGTCAGTTCCGACTTTTCAATGCGTCCAGAAGGTATCAAGGCTGCGAAAGCAAGCAGGAATATTAGAAAAGGAAAGACTATTAATGtaatgtaataaaatgtttgtaattttctattaaatgaatgaatttatttttcttattagttaTTCAACTTAAAATGGTAATATGTTTAATCTTATATATGTTaagagttattttttaaaaaaattaacctaAAGACCAACAAAAAGTCCCACCAATAatcatcatttttattaaaagtccTTGACCACCTATTAAGTCCTAttgataatgatgctctaaggaTTCCACGAGAGCTGGATCGTTATAAGGACATACAGATGTATGTGAGGTACATTAACGAGgaagtaatatttttaattgatattaTAAACATCTCACTAGTCACTATAATTAATCTGTTATTACAACGGGTAAGGTAATAGATAAGACACAAAACAACCAACTTAAAAACAGAGTATAAAAACAGAGCATAATATATCTGCTATATCTTTTCTATTATTGCTGTGAGTGCGCATAAAGGAAACTAAAACACAAAGTAGACATCATTGATATTTAAAAGCATTCAAGCACCCATGTCGATGATGCAACGGATACACTCTCCCTTGGACATGTAATCAAAGGCCTCGTTGATCTTCGAGAATGGCACCGTGTGAGTGATGAACTTGTCAAGATCCAGCTCCTGATGACAGAAACAACCAGAGCATTTGATAATATTTGTAAAAGATCATACCTTTGTAAAAGCAAACATTCTCATTACCTTGTTCATGTACTTCTCAACGACCCCGGGAATGTCGGTTTTAGGTTTGTAGTTACCAAAGAAAGAACCCTTGAGTGTCCTCTCGTTCAGAAAATTCATGGGATGAGTCCTGAAGGCATCGTCTTGTCTTGGTACACCAACCAGCACCGCAACACCCCAACCCTGAAACATCATATCCAATGTtcaataaattgttttttttttttttgatcaacgtTCAATAGAAGAGTAGTGTCTAAGCGCATAGACCGacttaaaataaatgttttagaaaaatattatgaCTGATTTTCCTCTAAGCGCATAGACGGATTTTTAAAACCACAACCACTGAACACTGATCATATGTATCAATGCAGTTATGAATAGTTTGTCTGAACCGATGTGAAGGAGACATTACCTCGTGAACGCATTCAAATGCTTGAATCATGACTTGAACGCTTCCTGTACACTCCACACTCCGGTCCACTCCACCATCTGTCATCTCAATGATAACTTGCTGAACTGGCTTGTCATGCTCTCTAGGGTTCACAAAATCGGTCACACCGAATTTCTTAGCTGCCATAACACAAACAAAACTCAATGTAAATGTGGAGATTAGATTATAGAAGGACACCGTCAAAGACTAATCAATTTGTTTAAACCACCTTCCTCGAATCTATTGGGGTTGAGATCAACACCAATGATCCTACCAGCACCAGAGATTCTAGCACCTTCTGCTGCGGCTAAACCAACAGCACCAAGACCGAAAATCGCAACACTTTGACCTCTTTTTGGTTTAGCCACGTTCAAAGTTGCTCCTAGCCCAGTGGATAAACCGCAACTAACGATGCATACTTTGTCAAGAGGAGCTTCAGGGTTGATCTTAGCCACCTGACCGGAGTGTACCACAGTGAACTCACTGAACGTGGAGGTTCCGAGGAAGTGGTGAATGGATTTGCCATTGCTGGAGAATCTTGATTCACCGTCGTGAATCATGCCGCCTCGCTCGGTGTTGATCCTGAGGAGATCACACATGTTGGATTCCTCAGAGTGGCAGTGACGGCAATTGCCACATTCGCCGGTGAAGATGGTCAAAACGTGATCTCCTGATTGAAGATCAGTCACTCCTTCTCCAACACTCTCCACAACCCTAAAACCAAAATTctattaaaccctaaaacttgtGAAAGAAGATAAGGGCTGTTTTTTTCTTACCCTCCAGCTTCATGACCGAAGATACGTGGAAACAACGGCGTTTGTCCCTGCGTAATCAAAACTCAGAAACCTTGTGAAAAGACTCAGGATCAGAGCTAGGTTATAATAGTGATCCTTTGTTTAGGTCTTATTGATATACCTTTGCTTCCCAGAAGCAAACATCGGTGTGACAGAGAGAAGTGAAGTGAACCTTGATACGAACTTCATGTTTCTGCGGTGGAGCAACCTCTACTTCCTCCATCACCAGTGGCTTTCCGGCTTCCCATGCCACAGCAGCTGTAACCACAACCATGTAACGTTTTATAAGCTCAccatataaaattttcattataaaaactcGCATCATAAGTCACAAGAACACGTATGATCAAAACCTCAAATGGTGAAATCTTATTAAAACTAACTAACAGATAGAAATGATTGCAAAACAAGGAAAAAAGACCAGCTTAAAAATAAGAACCTAGGCATCGAATAAAGTGACCAGCCGTAGACATTATCAACAACGACAGAACTTGATCTTTAGTTTTGTTTGCTTGATGGTAAGAGATGAGCAAGGAGAAGTGATTTTTATCGAGCTGGTAATGAAAGAGGATGTCTTTACAGAAAGTGACatcttgttatttttttaagtcGACATGTGTTAAAGATAGTTTCGACTTCCACCTGGTGTTTCCATTGTTCATCCACGTGCGTTTGTAGAACCAGAAAGCACACCCACCGATTGCTTTGTTTCGGTATGCTTTACTTTAATTGgtactaaatatttcttttggCCTGTGGTGGAACTTTTTTTCCTAATGGATTTTACTTTCgtactaggtaataacccgcgcaaggcgcggaatgtgattattagtttcgttatttttaataaaaaaacattaaatctgGTTAGTCTggatattggttcggttttaaattttttttttttggtttttaatcttctaaaatataactattattttaaattaatatttattttagtttattcggttaaaatgttgatttttttttgtttttttcggtaaaaaccaaaaattagtattatttatttattttcatgttatgaattttacatagtcgtcatgtcgaacttcatattatagtttctaaacatataatagtttaagaaaaaagaaaagaaaattattaagacaaatcatttcactacaatttggtcggtagtgaaagaagcattaaaaaaaaaaaaattcaactttcaaaaaaaattagatagttcagttgtggtgaatacttagttacaaggtgctcacatcaaggtgcacatatatgtgtatgtaaaaaagta
This Brassica napus cultivar Da-Ae chromosome C6, Da-Ae, whole genome shotgun sequence DNA region includes the following protein-coding sequences:
- the LOC106386015 gene encoding alcohol dehydrogenase class-P → MSTAGHFIRCLAAVAWEAGKPLVMEEVEVAPPQKHEVRIKVHFTSLCHTDVCFWEAKGQTPLFPRIFGHEAGGVVESVGEGVTDLQSGDHVLTIFTGECGNCRHCHSEESNMCDLLRINTERGGMIHDGESRFSSNGKSIHHFLGTSTFSEFTVVHSGQVAKINPEAPLDKVCIVSCGLSTGLGATLNVAKPKRGQSVAIFGLGAVGLAAAEGARISGAGRIIGVDLNPNRFEEAKKFGVTDFVNPREHDKPVQQVIIEMTDGGVDRSVECTGSVQVMIQAFECVHEGWGVAVLVGVPRQDDAFRTHPMNFLNERTLKGSFFGNYKPKTDIPGVVEKYMNKELDLDKFITHTVPFSKINEAFDYMSKGECIRCIIDMGA